In the genome of Osmerus mordax isolate fOsmMor3 chromosome 10, fOsmMor3.pri, whole genome shotgun sequence, the window CCTAGAGCTTACGGACTATAGGTGAAATGATTTAAGTCTAAGAGAAACCAGctgaagcagaggaggagggggggaggaggaggagagaggtgggggaggagaggaggaggaggaggagatgggggaggagaggaggaggtgggtgggtgacacACAGTGAGTAGAGATGACACTAACGACGGTGAAGATAAAACTGAGAGAAAACAGACCTTCAGCTGAGGAAGACATAAAACAACTGACATGTTGAGAGAGGcccagatggaggaggaggggagccaggATATTGGGGCAGTTAGATACGGGTGGTGGGCAGCGCCAATGACGTCTCCTCAGGAGAGTCGTGTCAGTCCACTTGTTTCAAGCCCACACGTACCCGGAgcaggccctctctctcccacacacacaccgcgcacacatacacatgttcgTATCATTCCTTCACTAATTTTTTTGAGTCATCGCTGCATACAGATTGGATAAAACAGAAATGTCAAACAGCATGGAGTGtgtcaacacacatacacacacacaaacatacaggatGTAGCatgtatccacacacacacacatacaccatgtgTTCTATATTAGCTTCCTATCTCACAACAAGCAAGCTCGCttagaactcacacacactcatacaaacacactgacaaacacacacacattacacacaacacGGCTgactcaaacacatacacccagacacacacacacacacacacactcagaaaccaTAGAACCTACTGAGTCTAGCCTTTGAGTTTCATGGGCACAAAAAATCACCACGGCAACGGAATCCTGGCAGCACTTTGAGTCAGTCTCTCCTTGTTCTAGTCCACACAGGGCCATTTGCCTCAAGACACGCTAGACAAATGACGTAAAACTGTCAAATGTTAGATGAGTGTTGGATAATGTCTACTGGCAGGTTGTAGGGTGACTGAGGTAAGAAGGTGACTATAAGGTTTGCAGGTAAGAAGAGGTCACTCACCTGTGGTGGGTGCTGGTCTCACTGAGGGACAGAGGAACGCCTGGAAGCTGGAGGCACACAGCTCACTCACAGTCCCCATCTTGGCActttgagagggtgtgtgtgtgtgtatgtgtgtgtgtgtgtgtgtgtgtgtgcgtgtgtgagagagagagggtgtgtgtgtgtgagagagagggtgtgtgtgtgtaagtgtgtgtgtgtgagagatggagtTAACAAATTCAGGTATTCAAAGATGAAAGAGTTCCACagctgtgtcagcgtgtgtcacgtgaccttcacgtttctttctcttcttctctccaacAAACACCCACACCTAGTATCTCCAAGACCTAGTATCTCCCAGACCTAGTATCTCCCAGACCTAGTATCTCCCAGACCTAGTATCTCCCAGACCTAGTATCTCCCACACCTAGTATCTCCCACACCTAGTATCTCCCAGACCTAGTATCTCCCAGACCCTAGTATCTCCCAGACCTAGTATCTCCCAGACCTAGTATCCCCCAGACCAGGTCCCAGTCCCAGCTCTGATAGATCTTCTACTGGACCCCACAGTTCTACTTCATGCCCCAGCGCTGCTAGACCCTTCAGTTCTGATAGACCCTACAGCTAGATCCTCTAGATCCTGCTGCTCTACTAGATCTGACAGTTCTGATAGACCCTCTACTGGAAGCTCCACTAGATCCAACAGCTCTGCTAGATCCCACAGCTCCGCTAGATCCCACAGCTCCACTAGATCCCAGCTCCAGTAGGTCACAGCTCCACTAGATCCCAGCTCCACCAGATCCCACAGCTCCACTAGATCCCACAGCTCTGCTAGATCCCACAGCTCCACTAGATCCCAGCTCCACCAGATCACAGCTCCACTAGATCCCAGCTCTGACAGATCCTCTACAGTACCACGGTATCTCCGGTGCGCTCCTCTCATCTGCCTCCACACACTGACTGACTCAACTAAAtgtgctcccctcctctctctctctctctctctctctctctctctctctctctctctctctcctctctctctctctctctctctctctctctctctctctctctctctcctctctctccctcctctctctctccctcctctctctctccctctttctctcctctctccctctctccctctccctcctctctctctccctctctctccctcctctctctctccctctctctccctcctctctctctccctctctctctctctctctctctctctctctctctctctctctctccctctctctctctctctccctcctctctctccctctctctctctctctctctctctctctctccctctctctctctctccctcctctctctctccctctctctccctccctcctctctctctccctctctctccctctctttctctctttaccctCTCTTTCAGTCACTTGACCCTCCTCCATTCTTTCAACATAatctcccttactctctctttttctctctctctttatttctctcactttctctctttctctccctgtcgctaccacattctctttctctctctctttgaacaGTTGCTAAGGTATTATTGGAAGtgatttcttacacacacacacacacacacacactcataaaggCGCCTCCTGTTTCCAACCTACGCAGCAACATTAGTACCCAGTTTAGTCAGAGCTCAGCCAAGCTGGACATTCATGtcataactacacacacacacacccaacagctATATATACACATCCTTAAACACACATACCATCACAAGGACATACATCTCACCCTGCTGAggaccctccttccctcccacccttcccaccccctctccttccctccccctctccttccctccccctctcccctcctcttctctccacatcACAGTTATTATTTCTGTGCTCTCCAGTGTAGTGCCTCTGTGACTGCCCTCTTCAGAGCACTGTGACCTCAAGTACTCTCAACCGCCCTTGGCCCTTATTGGTACCCAATCCAATCTCGGCTTGATGGCACCCTAACTTTATTGTTAGCCAATCAGATCGCTGCATACTGAACTTTTCCTTTCAAACTGCTTGGCAACAAAATGTTAGGAGAAAGTCAGGGATCAGCTATTGTGCTTTTAGATGGTTGTTCATTTGTTCTCTATCACTGTTCAATGAGAAATCACAGTTTATATTGAGACACCATTGAAAGacaactagggagtcaggtggctgagcggtgagggaatcgggctagtaatccgaaggttgccagttcgattcccggtcatgccaactgacgttgtgtccttgggcaaggcacttcaccctgcttgcctcgggggaatgtccctgtacttactgtaagtcgctctggataagagcatctgctaaatgactaaatgtaaatgtaaatgtaaactacggGACTGTCAGTTTTGTATTGACATGTGTGAGAGTGAATGCATAAGagcagaagacacacacacatttacacacatacagaaacacacacacatttacacacatatacagaaacacacacagactggatgAGCTGGCCTTTTCTCTATTTCAGTGTTCTGTCTGCTCTGTCTACATGTTAGCCAGAGGCTCAAGACACATGGCAagtttgtgtggttgtgtgtgcgtgtggttgtgtgtgcgtgtgtatgtgcgtgtggttgtgtgtgcgtgtggttgtgtgtgtgtgtgtggttgtgtttgtttggctggttgtgtgtgtgttcccatttCTGTGTATTTCTCAGCACAGCAAAACAATAGCCTGCGGAATTAAGTCGTCCTTGCAGCCTAACTCGTTTAGTCATGTCTAGAGCTGTGATTCcttggtggaagagaggagcgaCGACTTGGAACGGTTTTAAAAACAACAATATGAAAATACAGCGTGATGTACGTTCTGTCTGAATCCACTGAACTGAAGAAACGCGAACACACAAGTACTGAAGTAGCACTCTGATTCAAGGTTTAAGGATCTCAACGAAatgtttcctctgtctctctctccttactgtCTTATAGAGAAATACTCCTCCTAAtattccttccctccatccctccctcccaaagtCATCCTGTTTCTCATGCCAAAAGCCAGCTGAAAAGGGAACACTAGTCAGCATGAGGAAGGAACAACGACTTTATGTTTCTCTCCGAGCACATAAAGGGGGACAAAGCGCATGTTTTTAAATATTTCATGCTTGGATAGGTTAAGTGTTTGCGGATGATATACATTATGTGCCGCTCCCAGTACAACATGCCGTTGTCTTCCACTTACTGACCCTTACGGACAATCCTGGCTTCACGATTACTATAATCAGatgaaataatatatatgttatGTTCAGACGTCAGAACAGCATCTATGAGAATCGTGCGAGTCTTAAACCAGGAAGACTAAAGAAAGCTACAGCGTTAAAACAGGCTTGCAAGGCGTGCACGACCGCAGTGGTTACATCTGCCACTAGATGGTGCTGTAAAACCAACACACATATTCAAAGCGCATGTGAAGTTGAAGAATAATGAgtttatgcgtgtgtgcgtctgaaTTTctaatgcgtgtgcgtgtgggcaatcatgtgtttgtgtgtgagtaaatgtgtgtgggtgtgtcattACAACAGCCAAGAGTTCAtaaattgaattgagagagtgacagagaaacaGTATGTTCAGGAACACAGGATTCAGCACACAGAGAACGTATTTTATCGACGAATAAAACTGATGATGACTAAAACTTGCATGACACCTATGGAAATGCGTAGAGAGGGGATGTTCATGTCAGCTGAAGTCCATCATTAATCACAATGACAAGATATGGCTGTCATGTTCTTGGAATAAAATTCATTTTAACATCAATAATCTACCGTGAAGTAACAGTGTCTCTTTTCAACATCTAATCTACCGTGAAATAACAGTGTCTCTTTTACCAAGACAGAACTGGACCTCAGTACAGCATCTTGTCGTGTCTGGCATGGCTTAGCAGTGAAAGTAGAGAAATGAGAAAACCACTTGCTCTGGACTCACTCTGAACATTTCTCACATAGTTTCCTAGTGGAGTCAATCACCACATCCATTAAAGTGCATTctgtccgacacacacacacacacacactgtagacacacgcacacactgtagacacacacacacacactgtagacacacacacacaccgtctcacTCTACAGCCTCTGCCCTCTATGGTACAGCCCATCAATGAAGGGAGACGTGAAATAGATTTCTCAAATTTGGTTTTATTTGATAATACTGTATATTTAGTCCGTGTTGTGGACTTACACAAAGTATCAATACATGCATCGGTACTTCTCCTCATACTCGTCACTTTCTGCTCTGCAACCTttccctgtctcactcccctttctctctctctttctttctctctctccctcccacatctCTTTGGGGCAAAAAAGGCCTTAACAACAGCACAGTAAaacaacacagacaggagaaaagTCACATAGAAATCAGACAAGAAATCAGACAACAAATACAACACTGATTACAACAATACAAATCTACAGAAAGCTACGGAGTTGATTTCTAAGATAAGCCACATATGTAGGTATGTTGCAGTGTCCAAAATAACACTGTAAACGTCCCTCTGGTTTAATTTTTAGTCAAACGAAGGGTCTCTAGATTTTGACTTAGGTTATTGCCGGTCAGATTTGGAATTGGGATATAGATATACCAGAAAGCATGTACACAAGGATCAACAGGTGCAAACGCGGAAAGTCTATTAAACCTTAAGttacacacaaactatcaatgttttatttatatttacttTAGACAGGACTTCTGTTTAGGCATCTTCCAACATGTTATGACATTTGTAATCCAAAATACAGTCCCCTTTGCTAAATAGCCATCAAAATATTTACCTCCATAACCCTTAAGATATCTAATAAGATATTACCTTTTTTGCTAAAACTGCTATGTCATTACAACAGGAAATGAAAATGTTAGCAAGAACTCAATATCAAAATATGCAAATTAATGGTTGAAATTATCCAATGACTGCTCAGTATTTCTCCTCCTGGTCTTTAGTGGACTGGTCTCTAGTGGAAAGCTTAACTAATAAACATCACAGATAATCACATCCATCCAGTCTCCATCTTTACTTCTCCCCGAAAAGTGCAAATTTAGTTCTAATGAAgtaaataatagtaataattcAACCAAAAACGTCATTAGTATATGCAAAAGTACTGTACAGCTACATTtctagagggagaggagcgggggggggggggtaacagtggGGTGAGCCAAGTTGGgacacagactgtgtgtggggggggcattcAAGGGCATGTTGGGAAGGTGTTTGGTAACACCGTGTGCAGGATCAAATATGGCAGACTTATTATCACTTTCACACAGCATAGACTGGTCCAGTGAGACATCTGGAAGGTGAAAGGTCAAACCTAACCAAGCTGTGACCTCCAGCCACTCTGCTCATCTCACCTTTCAACTCTGATGCTTTGGTTCCTCAGGTAAGACTAAATGAAAAAAAGCTTTTAGAAACGTTCACCAtaacaaaacatatttattaCGACTATCTAGGAAGTCAGGCCTCGCGATGAATATGATTGGTCCAAGCACACgactatgaaaaaaaaaaaagcacgaTTCAATTGTATCTCTTTCCCTTTTGGTTCATTTGAAAGAGACAATCACAACAAAAGGCAACTTGGAATTTGGCTTTGGACTCAAACCCAGTGTGGAAGAACACTGACCCTACCTAGAGAAGGGCTGTTAGGGTAGTTGAGAGGACTTAAGAGCTTTGTGGGGCAGGAAGTGATCTCAGGATGTGATCTCACAGGGCAGGAAGTGATCTCAATGGGCATGAAGTGATCTCCTAAGTGATCTCTCCTCGAGGACCTAGTCCTCCTGACGCCAGCCtcaggaggaagtgacatcatcactTGACCAGTCTATGTATCTCATCATGACTATATCCGAATACGCAGTCAGAGAACAATCCCTGACACCCTCCTCTTTGGCTGATTACCGACAGGAAAGATCCTGGTTTGGTTTAATGTGAACATAAATCTCAAAACCCTCTTTTTTGAGTTAACCCTTTATGGTTGATCCTCACACATGGTTCAACTCTTCAATTCTGATTACGATTAATTGTATTTCCAAATCATTTAAATGGTTAATCCTGGCTCTTTTTGCGCCTAGCGGTCAAAACCATTTGAAGAAATGTGTGACTTACGAGAGATTGTCGAGGTGCTCTGGGGCATAGCAGGGAAGCTGGACAGGCTCACGTATCACTTGAAGTGTTTGAGGAAGCCCCAAAATGAATATTCATGAAGGATGAAGGGGCAGGATCAGGCTGAACCTGGCGCGTTTAGTTCCACCTTAAGCATTGGTGGAGTATCCACCAGGCCCAGCGCAAGACTACGAGGACATGGCACTATGTTGCTAAATCTAACGCTACAAAAACACAGGCAGTGGCTTGAGATTGTCCTCTGACCAGCAACGATTTATCTCATGTTATCACACTGGCTTTCTCTCATTGTTTTATGCTTGTATCTTTTTACCAATTCAGATACATGTACTAAAATTTCATGGAATGTTGTaaagattattttttttgttttcatcaGGCTGTGAGGAGGGCAGCCGAGCATGGGGGTGATGGGAAGTAACTAGGGGTCTTCGACATCCAGAAACTCCTTCTTGGGCGGAGCCACGCCGCGGTACCAGGAACAGGAAGCGTCGGCCCTCTTCACACAGGCGTAGTGGTTGGCCTGGCGACCGTACACCTGCTTCTCAATCATCATGTCCGTCCAGAGACACTCCTCAGGGGAAGAGATCtcacagggcagggaggggcagcgcacaatctgcacacacacacacacagaaacacatacacatttacatttagtcatttagcagacgctcttatccagagcgacttacagtaagtacagggacattccccctgaggcaagtagggtgaagtgtcttgcccaaggacacagcatcagttggcatgactggcaatcgaactggcaaccttcggattactagcccgatttcctcaccgctcagccaactgactcctactcatacacacacacaacataccgtGTCATAAATCATGTTACTATAGATATCAGCGCAAACATGCAAGGCATATTCATCTCTCccaccctaccctccctccctccctccttccttcctttccccctccctcccctcctcacagtcgctcccccccctccctcccctcctcacagtcgctccctccctccctcccctcctcacagtcgctccctccctccccacagtcgctccctccctcccctcctcacagtcgctccctccctcccctcctcacagtcgctccctccctccccaccttgcAGTCGCAGCCCATCTGGTATCTCTGGCTCAGGCTCTTCTTCTGGGTGGGGCTCATGGCGTCCCAGGGCATGATGTAATCACACAGCGTCACGTGCATGCTGCCGCCTGCCTCTGCCTTGCCTGCAGCgcccacagagagaggggggttacaCACCCTtcagacacacatgtatataCCCACACATaacagacatgcatgcacagcactcaccccctccctcattcccagcctccctccctctcccccagcctccctctctcccagcctccctttcccccagcctccctttcccccagcctccctttcccccagcctccccctcccccagtctccctctgtcccagcctccctctcccccagcctccctctcccccagcctccctctcccccagcctccctctctcccaaccccccctctcccggcctccctttcccccggcctccctctcccccagcctccccctcccccagcctccctctcccccagcctccctctcccccagcctccccatcccccagcctccttctcccccagcctccctctcccccagcctccagagcAGGGGACAGTACCTTGAGGCAGATCTCAGCAAGTTAAAGCTTATCCTGGAGTCTGCAGAGGAGTGATTCATTTAAGACCTGtctgaggagggtgtgtgtctgcctgtctgctctcctgtgtgtgtgtgtgtgtgtgtgtgtgtgtgtgtctgcctgtctgctctcctgtgtgtgtgtgtgtgtgtgtgtgtgtgtgtgtgtctgcatgtctgctctcctgtgtgtgtgtgtgtgtgtgtgtgtgtctgctctcctgtgtgtgtgtgtgtgtgtgtgtgtctgctctcctgtgtgtgtgtgtgtgtgagtgtgtgtgtgtctgcctgtctgctctcctgtgtgtgtgtgtgataaagacTGACCTGAGATCAGGTACTCCTTCTTGCCGCTGGTGTCCAGGGTGACGCCGCAGATGGCAGAGACGGGCGCGGTGAACACAGACTCCACATCCTGGTCAGGACCCTTGAACATCTGAACACaaccagggtcaggggtcagagggggaAGGATGCAACACAACCAGGGTCAGGGGGGGAAGGATGCAACACaaccagggtcaggggtcataggGGGATgtctgggtgaaaggtcaggggtcagagggggaTGTCTGGGtgaagggtcaggggtcagaggggaagtctgggtgaaaggtcaggggtcagagggggaggatgtctgggtgaaaggtcaggggtcagagggggaTGTCTCAGTGAAAGttcaggggtcagaggggaaggatgtctgggtgaaaggtcaggggtcagaggggggTGTCTGGGTGAAagttcaggggtcagaggtgaaggGTCGGGGAGCTCACCTTGATCTGTTTGACCTCATACTGGATCCTCTTGATGGGGTTTCCATAGATGTCATTCCCAGtatccacctccttctctcccaccacCTTGGCTCGGAtaactgacacaaacacagacagagtgagaacagaggagagcctgtctgtcagcccagACTGGTGCAGGTAACGTGTGTCATCATCCTCAACCAGACCACACTGGGCTCCTCTCAGGAACAACATGATCTGGATACAGGCAGGAGACACACTGAGggggtgtgtgcatgagtgtgtgtgtggctgcacatGTGCATGTGAGGTCGGTGTGTTTTAATGGTTTCACTGACTACATCATGCTTTAGCAATGCAAAGGAAATGGAACATATGAGCAATAGACAAGAACGTAAAATACCCAGaatacccacatacacacaaatatgcaatcattaaatccatacacacacacacagagttcatAGCTCCATGAGTTAACATCTGTACATGGCTGTACTTTTGCTGTCTGACTGGGACTGAACACAAAAGCCTTTTGACTGCCAGCACCTActgacccacagacacacaaacacacacacacacacacacacacagagagggttacatttacactcacacacgcacaaacaccagTGCAGACATAGGAGAATAAtgtagtaataataatacatgtattaatttacacttttatccaaagcaacacacaccagagggACTTGAACCTAAGACCTCTTGATGTGCAGTCAAATCCACGAACCCTGAGCAACATCCACCTGTAATCTACATCCATCCTGTCAAACCTACAATGAGACGGACACGGGAGATTCCCCCACTCACCACAACTCTGCCTAATTCCATGTACATATCAGTAGCACCATGCAATGTTTTTCCATGAAAACCCCCTTGGAGCAGTCACCACATCCTAACCAGCTccccattctcccccccccccctctccctctcccttcctcctctacctccctctccatccctccctccggcCACTTACGTTTATACCCCCAGATGGGCCTCGTTAAACCCCCTCAACAGTCTACAGCTCACCATTACTCCTGTAGCACAGGGCTGGctctgagtgcatgtgtgtgaggggttgttagtggtggtggtggggggggggggggagtctgctGTTCCAGTGCCCAGGCTCAGGGCGGTGTGTCTGCTGTTCCAGTGCCCAGGCTCAGGGTGGTGTGTCTGGGCAGGACAAAGCTGGGGAGGCCCCTGTGCCCTTCGCTGACAGATGAAGAACTGGCGTGTCTGTGTTTACCTTTTAggcttggcccatgacattatCCCTCTGTTGTGTGATGTAACACAATATACATGTGTgtacttgtctgtgtgtgtgtatgtatacgtgtgtctgtgtgtttatctaaCTCTTTGGTGTGTAAAgtatacgtgagtgtgtgtttaccacaGTAAACAGTGGATGAGCCCACGCTTGTCTGCCTTCTTGAGGCCgcccggtggtgtgtgtgtgtgtgtgtgtgtgtgtgtgtgtgtgtggaggaggctcacacacactcgggaCCACGTAGCTGTGGAGTCTCACTCCACTGTGAGCGGACATGTGGGCTGCAAGACACACAGACGTTCTGTTcccctgagctacacccatccccatgctctaccactgagctatacccatcctcatgctctaccactgagctacacccatccccatgctctaccactgagctatacccatccccatgctctaccactgagctatacccatccccatgctctaccactgagctatacccatccccatgctctaccactgagctatacccatccccatgttctaccactgagctatacccatccccatgctctaccactgagctacacccatccccatgctctaccactgagctatacccatccccatgctctaccactgagctatacccatccccatgttctaccactgagctacacccatccccatgctctaccactgagctatacccatccccatgttctaccactgagctacacccatccccatgctctaccactgagctatacccatccccatgctctaccactgagctatacccatccccatgctctaccactgagctatacccatccccatgctctaccactgagctatacccatccccatgctctaccactgagctatacccatccccatgctctaccactgagctatacccatccccatgttctaccactgagctgtaaccatccccatgttctaccactgagctatacccatccccatgctctaccactgagctatacccatccccatgctctaccactgagctacacccatccccatgctctaccactgagctacacccatccccatgttctaccactgagctacacccatccccatgttctaccactgagctacacccatccccatgttctaccactgagctatacccatgctgtgtgtttgtgtgcactttgcatcattttgtgtgtgtaagtgcacaTTTgcatgtcggtgtgtgtgtgaacatttgcgtgtgtgtctgtgtgagtgtgtctgtgtgagttgcTGCATTTGCCAATGCAAAAGTGGAGCGGGGAAACCCAGGCAACATTCCTGTCATTCCTCCCTATACACTAcccctgagaggagagagaggagggagagagagatagtgagagagtgggagagagacaaagagagtgacagaaggagacagaaagagaaagagagagcgagagagagagagagagagagagagagagagagagagagagagagagagagagagagagagagaggagggttggtAGCAGCTGTTGGTTTATGAAGTGTAGGCATCAGCAACATTTAGCAGGCTAGCTTCCAGGAGAGGAGCTAGGTGTTGGGGCCAGGAGAGGAGCTAGGTGTTGGGGCCAGGAGAGGAGCTA includes:
- the timp2a gene encoding metalloproteinase inhibitor 2a; this encodes MTFSVNGVLCTLVVLILWQAEEIAEACSCAPVHPQQAFCNADIVIRAKVVGEKEVDTGNDIYGNPIKRIQYEVKQIKMFKGPDQDVESVFTAPVSAICGVTLDTSGKKEYLISGKAEAGGSMHVTLCDYIMPWDAMSPTQKKSLSQRYQMGCDCKIVRCPSLPCEISSPEECLWTDMMIEKQVYGRQANHYACVKRADASCSWYRGVAPPKKEFLDVEDP